The segment GTCGTGAGAGCGTCCTGTCTATACGAACAAGTCCGAAACATATGCGAACCTTCAGTCGGGATAGTGTGGCTGGTAGATTACACCTCAGAAACCATAGCATTGAAAGCCTGAAGCGTACTGGGAGCGTGGCTCGGAGCAAACTCTTTATGAACCCATCGGTACTGGAAGCATTGGAaggcgaggatgaagaaacCGAATCGCAAACTTTTCAGACGGCAGTACCGGGAGGTGTATCTTACATTGACAGCGGCATACAGTATTCTCCGCCCCCTTCACCACCGGCTCTGCGATTCAAATCATCAACTCCAGATGCCCCTTCTCAGCGTGTCAAGACTCCCGAACATGAGACGCCCAGTCGGGCAGATACTGAAATCGAGGCGAATCAGCGCAAGAAAAGAGTGCAAGTCGTTCAGCCATTGATTATTGAACATCCAAAGCATGACAACAAGATGGTCTCCGCAGCTGCCCAGACCGTGGAGATGCCGCTCAGCCCGCCTAAAACACCGCAGACACCGTTTCTTGAACTCGAACATGTTCCTGTGTTGATGGTCACATCCTCAACTCAGACAGAAGAAGTACCTGCTGTCGCTTCCGACGTAGGCTTGACGCCACCATCAATAAGAGCATCGTCTCTGCCACCGTTGGACATTCCCACTATCAACATCCAGCCTCCGACGAGTCGGCCCACCACTCCGCGAGAGCCTCGTCTGCCACAGCACTTTAAACATTTTGGTTGCCAAGTCAATCTTTCATCTACCCTTCCAACCAGTGATGCTTCTATGCAAACTGAAGGGATTCAAGTTGACAAAAGATTGGCCCTTCTGCCAGCTCATTTGCAGCCTTCGTCCATATCCTCCCGACCGACATCACCTAACGTATTAAAGCCCAGAGTAGACAGTGACTTCACGCCGGTCCCGCCGCGAAACCCAAGGCGGTTGACAAATAGTCATGATCGACCTGAGTTAGCGTCATCCCCCGCCACTTCGCGAGGAGACGATGAGGAGTTACAAGACAGTTACCTAAACCTGCATGGCGACCAACCATCGTTGGCTCAAAAAGGGGCTACTAGACATAGCAACCGCATTAGCAGCATTTTTGCTGGCTTTGATACTGCTAGTTCCGACGAAGGTGACGAATTTGGAGATCTGGATGGCAGTGATGCAGAGTACCGAACAGCTTTGTCTGCACCTAGACCACAGTCAAATTCAACCAGGGCAACCAAGCGAGGATCTTTTGGAACCGCCACTATATCGTCCGAACAGCAAAGACCCAAACCACTGACCAGAAATCCAACCAAGCCTATCGGCCCTGAGCCATGTAATTCATTCGGCCTTGCTGATAAAGAGAATCAGCCGAAGGGTCATGGTAGAAAGTTGAGTAGGGCTTATGAGAAGCCCCATCCAGCTCCAGCACCCAGTTCATCCAATCGTACCAGTGCTATACGGAAGGCCGCCATCATACAGAGCGGGATTGTTACCCAGCAAAGTCGCTCCAGAAGCCCTAGTCTCCCTGACGGCAAATATCCCCCGTTTCCTATACCTAACCGGGCAAGTTCGCGAAGATCACAAATTGGTCTTTATACGCCGAGTGATGGCCAAAGTCCTACAAGGGGAGAAATTTGGCACCGCAGAGGTAGCAGCCGTTCGTCTTATCAGTCACACAGTATACGCAAGGTTCGTTCCGCTGCTGCCTTACCGAGGGCTCATCGATACCGCAGGCACGGTAGTAGATCTCCGCCACCCTTGTCTCCCTCAACTGAAGCACCGGAAAGTCCCGGCTTGCCGCCTCTGCCCCGAAACGATATAACCACTCCTCGTAATGGACGCGACAGAGGCTTTTCCAGCTATCGCAAACATCGACACGACCTGTCGACCAACACGGACAACACGAATAACACCGTGCCCACGACGGATACCGGGTTTTCTCACACGACAGGCGTTGTTGACGCTATAGCTCAAACCATGGTGGGCGAGTGGATGTTGAAGTATGTTCGACGACGCAAATCTTTCAGTGTTCCTGAAAACACAGGCAAGGACGACAGCAGCAACGATCGGCACAAGAGATGGGTGTGGCTAGCACCCTATGAAAGATCCATTCTCTGGAGCAGCAAACAGCCTTCGTCGGGTAGCGCCTTGTTGGGCAAGACTGGCCGCAAGCGTAAGTTGACCGTCTCATGTCTGCAGCTTTGGTGACGCATTGTTAACAAGGTGCTATAGTCACAATCCAGTCAGTCCTGGATGTCAAGGATGATAATCCGGCCCCTAGAGTCATGCCCACTGTTTTCAACCGATCGATTCTAATTTTGACTCCACAAAGAGCCTTGAAATTTACGGCATCATCAGCTGAGAGACATTACCTTTGGCTCACGGCGCTGTCGTTCCTGGCTCACTCATCCCAAGCCGTTCCTGAGATCATCTCAGCTCCCCATACGAATACCaaagagcagcagcaccagccgtTGCCTGAATTTGAAGCACCACAGCCAAAGCATAAAAGAAGCGGCATACGAGACTCCATTAGGCTCGCCAAAGGCAGAACGGCCACCAAGATTAGTGTTCCTGGTGTACCTAGCATTCCCAGTGTTCCAACATCTCGAAGGAGCGAGGCTACAGGATTTCGTTTGCAGGATTCTTCATCAGCAGTTTCTGGAGGACATAGCCGTGAGCAGTCTGGAGAAGCGGCAGAGCCACCGTTCATCCCTCGATTTTCAGAGCGGACTGTTCACTCTGTGGCAACCCATGGCCGCAAGCGAAGTAACACTGGAGGGCATGTCGCGCCTCCACTCTCCTTTAGAGGATTTTCTGGACCGGCAGGGACCGGCAGCGGACCTCACCACTCAGGCCAGAGCACGGCAAATGGAAGTGTCGACACGACGATGTCATCTGAAGTTTATCAAAGCCAAGCTTCTACCAACACGACTTGGAACATGAGTCAAACAGCATCATCACAGCGTACGTCTGAGGCGTCATCTCGCCCTAGCAACTTTTTTGATGCTATTGGAACTGTGAGGATGGAAGCATTCATTAGCCCATTGGCCTACTCTCAGTATACCGACTATCCCGATGATCAATGCGAAGAGTATCGCAAGAATTCCAGACGAAGGAGCAAGGAGATTCGAAGGCGAAATAGCCGCAATCGACACCGAGACAGCTATTCATACAGAGCAGGAAGGAGTGAGGACTCTTACAGTAGAGGAAGATTCCCAGTTGAAGAAGATTACTTCCTCCGTGACGATCCTTTCAAGGGATTCTAGAATCGACCTCGAAGATCAACAGCACACCACTTTTCAATCAACGTCATCTGAGTCTTATATGCCCCAACTTTACACCATTACGGATACCCTTTCgtggttttttctttttttgcctttgaACCCTTAACGGCCCCGAATCGATGACTTTCATATTGCAGTCTCCATTCCGTTGGCAGTTTAGTCTATTATGCACGGCGTTTGGTGTTGTCATGTCTATGTCTTTACACGCTCATTTGCAGTGCGCTCGACTCAGGGCCGTTCTTATGCAGTTATTGATGAAAATGGGTTCTTCGAGGGGAATTGCTTCTAGCACTGCCGATAGTGTCTTTGCACTGCGTCTCTTGTATTGGGTTAGTGGTTTCAGTCCCAGGCTGGCTATGGAGGCGAAACTTGTCGCGTACGTAAGATTTAGCGATGGTATCTTTAGAGAAAATGAAGCAAATTCTTGGGAATCTGCGCATTGTAGATGCATATGTATATGATTTGCAGCTGTTTTGGACGGTGAGTTTGTCCGTGCAACATGATAGACTTGGTGTGGATTCGGATGAATGCGGCTTGTTGCCTTTTGTTCTGCGCCGTGAACTTGCCAGGCTTCCAAGCTTCGGATGTTCCAGTCCCCACATGCACATGCCCCTCTGTCCCTGGCAaggcgaagacggcgcccCACCCCCGCCGCGAAAAGTTGCGGCTCCATCCTCAGCtttgctactccgtagtcatTGAATGAAATTCGGTACGACTAGCGAAGCTTCTGTCGCTTGTCAAATTACTCCCAAGCACACCACATACGCCGTTTGCAATATTCTCGGCTGAAACAAAGAGGCACAGGCCGAGATGGAAGGCGAGTCTCTGGACCAAATGACGGCCCGCCACCGGCGAGAGCTCAAAGACCTCCAAGGCCGAATCACcagcaaaaagaagaatgccAGCAAGAAGACGCGCAAAGGCGTCAACGACGAATGCTCCGGCATGGAGCGGCAGTTGAGAGAGAAGCAAGCCGCCGAAGTTGCTTCCCTCGACAGCACACCACGCGACGTCGAGCCCGAacccgacgccgccgacgacgacgacaccaccaccaccgccgacgaagccaaCGGGCCGGAGCGggcggcagcagaagcagacgacgaggcaatAGACGCAGCAGTGGACAAGCTGAGAGTGAACGGCGacgcgccgccggcggcgggcaaGAGGCGGAACCGGCAGAAGGAACGCCTCGCGCGGCGGGCAGCCGAGCAGGAGGCCGCGGCGCAGCAGGCGTCGGAGGAGGCGTCGGGCATGACGGACCACCGGGCCCGGGAGAGCGAGTACATGAGGAGGACGATCGCGGTGCACGGCCTCGTGGAGAAGGACATTGCGCCGGACGGGCACTGCCTGTTCTCGGCGGTGGCGGACCAGCTGTCGCAGAGCGGGATCCCGACGGGCCGCGAGGACGCGAGCGAGCCCGCGTACAGGACGgtgcggcgggcggcggcggcgtacATGGGCGACAACGGGGACGACTTTGCGCCCTtcctcgagggcggcgacCTGGGGAGCCATCTCGCGAGGGTGCGCGACACGGCCGAGTGGGGGGGACAGCTGGAGCTCACGGCGCTGGCGAGGCGGTACGGCGCCGAGATACGGGTCGTGCAGGACGGGAGGACGGAGAGGAtcggggaggaggagggcgcGCGGACGGGCAGGGTGCTGTGGCTGGCGTATTACCGCCACGGGTATGGGCTGGGCGAGCATTACAATTCTCTGAGGAGGAAGTGAAGGGAGCCGTGTCGGGCTGCGTCTCCTTCTTGTCACATCATGGATTCTGGGCCAGAGCATGTTTGGGTTTGTTTTTTTAGGGGGGATACGACTCTCTGTTTGCTATAGCGATGTTTTTTTGCATATCTGAAAAATTCTATGGGCATGTACCCGTCCCATGCGGTTGTGCCATTGTTTTCTCCCAAGTCTATTCGTTTTTACGTCTCGTCGAACTTTTGTGCCGCCGGGTTCACCGGCTCCAAACAGATATGAAGTCCGACACTGTCCCGTCCTTGTTGGTACCCGCGGGATGTGTCTTGGCCGGCCTGATGAGGCCGGACCGATGCAGGGCGTTGGCGTCGGGCTTGGCGGCGGTTGTTTCCACGAGGCTCCCGTCGGCATTGTATGATATTTCCTCCCCGGGAGCACCCAGCAGCGCCTCGTACATCTCCGGCCGGACACCCCAAGGAGGGCCCCTTTCGGAGAGGGGCTTCCCGGACGGGAACTCGAGGCAGACGAGGCGGCCGGAGGGGCGGAGGAGCTGGGTCATGCGTTTGGCCCATTTGGGGCGTGCCTCGGGGGGCAGGGCACACAGGAACTGTTTGTCATATTCGCTGGTTAGTCGCTGCgggagaaaaggaaaaaggggTTGGGTTGGGTTGGAAGCAGGCTGGGCCCGTACCGTATAGTCGTATATCAAGTCGAATGTGCCAGACCCGTTGGTCCCGAAGCCATCTAGCACGCTTTCTGAGAAGAAATCGCCCGAAACCCATTTGATGTCGCCCTTTTCCACGCCCTGCTGGGGTTCATAGCGCCCCGTCCCTTCGGTTTTCTGCCTGTTCTCCTCGGCCATGCGCAGAGCGTCGGGGCTGACGTCCAATCCTACGACGTCGTATCCGAATTTGCTGAGCAGCAGGACGTCGTGGCCGCGCCCGCAGCCCGGCACGAGGGCCGTTTGGCGGACCAGGTTCCCCTGCAGGACCTGGTGATGGGCTCGAGGGACGAGGTCGTCCCGTGTGAGGAGCAGCTCCTCCAGGGCGTCGGAGGGGCCGTCCCGGTCCCACGGGTGGAAGCCGTCCTTGTACATGAGGGACCACTGGTCGCCGTGGGCTGAGAAGGCGAGGTTTTGGAAGCTTTGGCTGAGGCGGCCGGGGGggtcggcggtggtggccatgattgCGGCGGGTGACTGAGTGAAGCGATTGTTGATTGACGGGGCAGAGCCGCCGTAGGGGACAGGAATCAAAAGGGAAAAGGAGACAAGagagaagggaagaaaacAGGGAAGATGGGAGGCTCGCGACGTTTCGGGTGGATGGAGGGTGGGATGGCGCAAGCCGGGCTGGGGGAGGCGCAGTGGATCTTGGAACGGCCGTGTTGGAATCGGGAGCTTGGTGATTTTCTGCCGAAATCTGCAGACTGGAAGGCAAAAaagccttggtcttggtcttggtcttgcgaTTCAGCCGGGACCTGGCGCGGGGGTGGAGTGATTTCAGCAGCATGGGGCCATGCCATCATCCCACGCCTAGGGTTGTGTGATTCGTGATTCGGCTTCCAGATGATGCGTGGCACGGGAGGCGGTCGTTTGCAGGAGACGGGAGAGCGTGATTCAACGTGGACATGCTGTTTGTGTTGTCGTGCGGGCCGTTTGACGTCGCGCAGACAAAGCAgcatccctttgaatgtgcgcaggtctaaTTTTTGTAACGGACCAGGGTTCTAGCTAATAGTAATTACTTAtctaaaagaaatatatacttaaaaattataatttttaaagatattaaagtatataaaattatattagttattattactaataaaaaagtatttttaagtatccttaagtattataataaaaagtaggTTAAATACATTAAttagacctgcgcacattcaaaggcaTTGGACAGCCAAAGGCGGCGTTGATCCATGGATGGAAGGCGGACGAGCCGGTGAGGCAGACGCccaaccaaaaaaaaaaaaagaaaaagaaaaaaaccaagaATTAAAATAAAGATAAAAAGTAAGagcaaaaataaaaatacaCAAAATAAAAGAAGCCTCGCGTCTATCTACACTCTGCCGCGCGCACGAGCAGTTCATGCAACCTGCATGTCGTGTCTCGCGAGTACGACGGCGGCTGCGGGCAGTTCCAGATTGCACATGTGCCCACGTGCAGCCCTACGACGGCTGGCAGTGAGACACTGTTGAATCTCGATGGTGGTTCAGTGCTTGTTCTCCGGCTGCTTATTAAGAGCGTGCTTTCCATTGTTCACGACCTTGACCCCTTGAGCTTCTGTTTGCGGTTATTCGTGGCAGCCCTTGTCATGCCCGCACACATCGACCGCGGAACAGGACGCTGAAAATAACTGCTgcctcttttctctctctcttttttctttcgtGAGACGTGATATCGTCTTGCCCGTGTGCAACAGCAGCCGCCCACGGCCCGTTCACGTCATCCCTCCCTCCCATTGTCACCCGCCCCACccccgcctcctccgccttcCCCCCTGCACCACTGTGCCTCGGCATCTCGACACCTTTTATTTCGGGCTTCCACCACCTCTCCAGACAGCATCCAACATGACCAATTCACCAATTCGCCCTCCGCCCTGAACAACCCCCCCCTaaccgccatcatggatATCAACACTCTCTTCGGAGTCCAGGTACGTCCCACACAACCCCCCCCAAAAGACCCGCACCACTCACCCATTTCCCCCAACCAGGGCAAAGTCGTCCTCATCACCGGCGGTGCGTGACTCCCTCCCGCTCGCAAAACCAACCTCCCCCCTAACCAAGCCTCCCCCCCCTCAGGCGCCAAGGGCATCGGCCGCATGATAGCAACGGGCTTCGTCACCAACGGCGCCAAAGTCTACATCACGGGCCGCGACGCGCCCGCCTGccacgccgccgtcgccgacctCGC is part of the Metarhizium brunneum chromosome 4, complete sequence genome and harbors:
- the apsA_0 gene encoding Anucleate primary sterigmata protein A, translating into MSTDRTDKRSSRDVTNDETISILDPRRFTPTLHANLVSEILALRRDQDEKTKQIESLENALHSVKEEHEQLQESLTTSSKESRSLKRQLSLLEGGTSSALGELAKERDEAVDSISETKKRLNLAQKKIRSQEDDSLRVHELWEQEKDGWEDERRKYERKLHIAESRLKVVLDEVAGYQANFANKTPNGALHDHESDVEESGKENDAVSVRTMSMTNSIRHSLMSGPILHPGNSLADELTFDDDDQTDVDGRESVLSIRTSPKHMRTFSRDSVAGRLHLRNHSIESLKRTGSVARSKLFMNPSVLEALEGEDEETESQTFQTAVPGGVSYIDSGIQYSPPPSPPALRFKSSTPDAPSQRVKTPEHETPSRADTEIEANQRKKRVQVVQPLIIEHPKHDNKMVSAAAQTVEMPLSPPKTPQTPFLELEHVPVLMVTSSTQTEEVPAVASDVGLTPPSIRASSLPPLDIPTINIQPPTSRPTTPREPRLPQHFKHFGCQVNLSSTLPTSDASMQTEGIQVDKRLALLPAHLQPSSISSRPTSPNVLKPRVDSDFTPVPPRNPRRLTNSHDRPELASSPATSRGDDEELQDSYLNLHGDQPSLAQKGATRHSNRISSIFAGFDTASSDEGDEFGDLDGSDAEYRTALSAPRPQSNSTRATKRGSFGTATISSEQQRPKPLTRNPTKPIGPEPCNSFGLADKENQPKGHGRKLSRAYEKPHPAPAPSSSNRTSAIRKAAIIQSGIVTQQSRSRSPSLPDGKYPPFPIPNRASSRRSQIGLYTPSDGQSPTRGEIWHRRGSSRSSYQSHSIRKVRSAAALPRAHRYRRHGSRSPPPLSPSTEAPESPGLPPLPRNDITTPRNGRDRGFSSYRKHRHDLSTNTDNTNNTVPTTDTGFSHTTGVVDAIAQTMVGEWMLKYVRRRKSFSVPENTGKDDSSNDRHKRWVWLAPYERSILWSSKQPSSGSALLGKTGRKLTIQSVLDVKDDNPAPRVMPTVFNRSILILTPQRALKFTASSAERHYLWLTALSFLAHSSQAVPEIISAPHTNTKEQQHQPLPEFEAPQPKHKRSGIRDSIRLAKGRTATKISVPGVPSIPSVPTSRRSEATGFRLQDSSSAVSGGHSREQSGEAAEPPFIPRFSERTVHSVATHGRKRSNTGGHVAPPLSFRGFSGPAGTGSGPHHSGQSTANGSVDTTMSSEVYQSQASTNTTWNMSQTASSQRTSEASSRPSNFFDAIGTVRMEAFISPLAYSQYTDYPDDQCEEYRKNSRRRSKEIRRRNSRNRHRDSYSYRAGRSEDSYSRGRFPVEEDYFLRDDPFKGF
- the OTU2 gene encoding OTU domain-containing protein 2; the protein is MEGESLDQMTARHRRELKDLQGRITSKKKNASKKTRKGVNDECSGMERQLREKQAAEVASLDSTPRDVEPEPDAADDDDTTTTADEANGPERAAAEADDEAIDAAVDKLRVNGDAPPAAGKRRNRQKERLARRAAEQEAAAQQASEEASGMTDHRARESEYMRRTIAVHGLVEKDIAPDGHCLFSAVADQLSQSGIPTGREDASEPAYRTVRRAAAAYMGDNGDDFAPFLEGGDLGSHLARVRDTAEWGGQLELTALARRYGAEIRVVQDGRTERIGEEEGARTGRVLWLAYYRHGYGLGEHYNSLRRK